In Hamadaea flava, a genomic segment contains:
- a CDS encoding phosphatase PAP2 family protein has translation MSEETTAWPLRRILAAVVEFGGLALWLWLFAWLHTSAGKDAVAAMAHASSLQGLERALGLDVELWANRWLVEYPGFAAPAVVFYRSYYLVVLGVLVWAYLRHSEVYRHVRRAAVAMTVLVLPMFWLLPMAPPRLALPGIVDVIAETDPFWGAETRDPGSGQNHFSAMPSMHVAWSLWCAYAVWAAVRVRHPRWALLAWVFPLLMIVVVLTTGNHYLLDVVGSVALVACSVGVARLADHFTARTA, from the coding sequence GTGAGCGAAGAGACGACGGCGTGGCCGCTGCGCCGAATTCTGGCGGCTGTGGTGGAGTTCGGCGGGCTGGCGTTGTGGCTTTGGCTGTTCGCGTGGCTGCACACGTCCGCCGGCAAGGACGCGGTGGCGGCCATGGCCCACGCGAGTTCGTTGCAGGGGCTCGAACGGGCACTCGGGCTGGACGTCGAGCTGTGGGCGAATCGGTGGCTCGTCGAGTATCCGGGTTTCGCCGCACCCGCGGTGGTCTTCTATCGCTCGTACTACCTGGTGGTGCTCGGCGTACTGGTCTGGGCGTACCTGCGGCACTCCGAGGTCTATCGGCACGTCCGCCGGGCGGCGGTCGCGATGACGGTCCTGGTGCTGCCCATGTTCTGGTTGCTGCCCATGGCGCCGCCCCGGCTGGCGTTGCCGGGCATCGTCGACGTCATCGCCGAGACCGACCCGTTCTGGGGCGCGGAGACTCGGGACCCCGGCAGCGGCCAGAATCATTTCTCGGCCATGCCCAGCATGCACGTGGCCTGGTCGCTGTGGTGCGCGTACGCGGTGTGGGCGGCGGTTCGCGTACGCCATCCACGGTGGGCTTTGCTGGCGTGGGTCTTCCCGCTGCTGATGATCGTCGTCGTGCTGACCACGGGCAACCATTACCTGCTCGACGTCGTCGGCAGCGTGGCGCTGGTGGCATGTTCCGTCGGCGTGGCCCGGCTCGCCGACCACTTCACGGCAAGGACGGCTTAG
- the glsA gene encoding glutaminase A — translation MALNPIPDLLDALRESLVGVTDGQVAQYIPELAHAEPGWFGLALATLDGHVYASGDADRPFTLQSVSKPFVYALALTDRGLDEVVSRVGLEPSGEAFNATRLEPGTGRPPNPMVNAGAILTTSLVDDGFPRILAGLEAFAGRVLGVDERAYESEVETGDRNRAIAYLMRTAGSLRADAEQSVRRYFRQCAIQVTARDLAVMSATLANGGVNPVTGVQVVTRDTASHVLTVMATCGMYDFAGEWLLRVGLPAKSGVSGGITGALPAQLGIGLFSPPLDERGTSVRGIAACEELSARFGLHLMRPPARTASAVYLTENGDRLLVRGLQGDFGFAAAEALTRDVAGHATQGRLLVLDLDRVGRLHPVAVHLLGTLIERLAAYGMTTVVADVNRRGLLPQAHREFPGLDAARHWCDASLLRA, via the coding sequence GTGGCTCTCAATCCGATCCCGGATCTGCTCGACGCGCTGCGGGAAAGCCTCGTCGGCGTCACCGACGGCCAGGTGGCCCAATACATCCCGGAACTCGCGCACGCGGAGCCGGGCTGGTTCGGGCTCGCCCTGGCCACGCTCGACGGCCACGTGTACGCCAGCGGCGACGCCGACCGGCCGTTCACCCTCCAGTCCGTCTCGAAACCCTTCGTGTACGCGCTGGCGCTGACCGATCGTGGGCTGGACGAGGTCGTCAGCCGCGTCGGGTTGGAGCCCAGCGGAGAGGCGTTCAACGCCACCCGGCTGGAGCCCGGGACGGGCCGCCCGCCGAACCCGATGGTCAACGCCGGGGCGATCCTGACCACGTCGCTGGTGGACGACGGGTTCCCCCGCATCCTGGCCGGGCTTGAGGCGTTCGCCGGGCGCGTACTCGGGGTGGACGAGCGGGCGTACGAGTCGGAGGTCGAGACCGGCGACCGGAACCGCGCGATCGCCTACTTGATGCGTACCGCTGGATCTTTGCGGGCCGACGCCGAGCAGAGCGTGCGGCGCTACTTCCGGCAGTGCGCGATCCAGGTGACCGCCCGCGATCTGGCGGTGATGTCCGCGACCCTGGCCAACGGGGGGGTCAACCCGGTGACCGGCGTGCAGGTGGTCACCCGCGACACCGCGTCGCACGTGCTGACCGTCATGGCGACCTGCGGGATGTACGACTTCGCAGGGGAATGGCTGCTCCGGGTGGGTCTGCCCGCGAAGAGCGGGGTCAGCGGCGGGATCACCGGGGCGCTGCCCGCGCAGCTCGGCATCGGGCTGTTCAGCCCGCCGCTGGACGAGCGGGGCACGAGCGTCCGCGGCATCGCGGCGTGCGAGGAACTGTCGGCGCGCTTCGGCCTGCACCTCATGCGACCGCCCGCGCGCACCGCGTCAGCCGTCTACCTCACCGAGAACGGCGACCGCCTCCTCGTCCGCGGCCTGCAGGGCGACTTCGGGTTCGCCGCGGCGGAGGCGCTGACCCGCGACGTCGCCGGTCACGCCACCCAAGGCCGGCTGCTGGTCCTCGACCTCGACCGGGTCGGCCGGCTACACCCGGTCGCCGTCCACCTGCTCGGCACGCTGATCGAGCGGCTGGCCGCCTACGGGATGACGACGGTGGTGGCCGACGTCAACCGGCGCGGTCTGCTGCCGCAGGCGCATCGCGAGTTCCCAGGACTGGACGCGGCCCGGCACTGGTGCGACGCAAGCCTGCTCAGGGCGTAG
- a CDS encoding DUF4097 family beta strand repeat-containing protein: protein MPTFETPAPISASVDIVLGDITFAAGERADTVVEVQPIDPTRPLDIQAADQVIIEYAQGRLQVKHPKLRTAFASRYGSVRVLVWLPAGSHVQGNTAEGEYVVQGVVGSCRLKNAIGDIRVEQASEVRLKTSGGRVTVDHVTGSADVSANGAVRVRRIDGDAEVTTVGGEIWIGEVGGELRADSSVGGITVEVAHAAVKAKTATGHIRVGRLGSGPVDLSAAIGKLEVGVPAGIAVRLDAHTPTGRVRNLLDAADDQSGRTVKVRARCNGGGDIVVHRADASLSSRG from the coding sequence ATGCCAACCTTTGAGACTCCCGCGCCGATCTCCGCTTCCGTCGACATCGTCCTCGGCGACATCACCTTCGCTGCCGGCGAGCGCGCCGACACCGTGGTCGAGGTCCAGCCCATCGATCCCACCCGGCCGCTCGACATCCAGGCCGCCGACCAGGTCATCATCGAGTACGCCCAAGGCAGGCTGCAGGTCAAGCACCCGAAGCTGCGCACGGCGTTCGCCAGCCGCTACGGCTCGGTACGCGTACTGGTGTGGTTGCCGGCCGGTTCGCATGTTCAGGGGAACACCGCCGAGGGCGAATACGTCGTTCAGGGTGTGGTCGGCTCGTGCCGGCTGAAGAACGCCATCGGTGACATCCGGGTCGAGCAGGCTTCGGAGGTACGCCTGAAGACGTCCGGCGGCCGGGTGACCGTCGACCACGTGACCGGTTCGGCCGACGTCTCCGCCAACGGGGCGGTCCGCGTACGCCGCATCGACGGTGACGCGGAGGTGACCACCGTCGGCGGCGAGATCTGGATCGGCGAGGTCGGCGGTGAGCTGCGGGCGGATTCGTCCGTCGGCGGCATCACCGTCGAGGTGGCGCACGCGGCCGTCAAGGCGAAGACCGCCACCGGGCACATCCGCGTCGGCCGACTCGGCAGCGGCCCGGTCGACCTGTCCGCCGCCATCGGCAAGCTGGAGGTCGGCGTACCGGCGGGCATTGCCGTCCGGTTGGACGCGCACACCCCGACCGGCCGGGTCCGCAACCTGCTGGACGCCGCCGACGACCAGTCCGGCCGGACGGTCAAGGTACGCGCACGCTGCAACGGTGGTGGAGACATCGTCGTCCACCGCGCCGACGCGTCGCTCAGCTCGCGAGGGTGA
- a CDS encoding SDR family oxidoreductase, whose amino-acid sequence MTALNGKTALVTGASRGIGRAIALRLAVDGALVAVHYGHDDEAAGRTVAEIEQAGGRAYAVRAELGVPGELDALFAGLASGLAGRPLDVLVSNAALATVGSFAHTTEASFDRLFAVNVKAPFFLIQRALPVMSDGGRVICVSSAATRVVSPEVAYAMTKGAIDVLVRSLAQEVGVRGITVNAVAPGPTVTDSSGWMLATAAAEDRLAAANALNRVGQPADIAAAVAFLASDDARWITGGVLDASGGYFLGPRS is encoded by the coding sequence ATGACCGCGCTGAACGGCAAGACCGCCCTGGTGACCGGGGCCTCTCGCGGCATCGGCCGGGCGATCGCGCTGCGCCTGGCGGTCGACGGCGCACTGGTCGCGGTGCACTACGGCCACGACGACGAGGCGGCCGGGCGGACGGTGGCCGAGATCGAGCAGGCCGGCGGGCGAGCGTACGCGGTCCGGGCTGAGCTGGGCGTACCCGGCGAGCTGGACGCTCTGTTCGCCGGGTTGGCCTCGGGTCTGGCGGGGCGGCCGCTGGACGTCCTGGTCAGCAACGCCGCCCTGGCCACGGTCGGTTCGTTCGCCCACACCACCGAGGCGTCGTTCGACCGGCTGTTCGCGGTCAACGTCAAGGCGCCCTTCTTCCTCATTCAGCGAGCGCTGCCGGTGATGTCCGACGGCGGACGGGTCATCTGCGTCTCCTCGGCGGCCACCCGGGTGGTGTCGCCGGAGGTGGCGTACGCGATGACCAAGGGCGCGATCGACGTGCTCGTCCGGAGCCTCGCCCAGGAGGTCGGCGTACGCGGCATCACCGTCAACGCGGTGGCTCCGGGGCCGACCGTCACCGATTCCTCCGGCTGGATGCTCGCCACGGCGGCAGCCGAAGACCGCCTCGCCGCCGCCAATGCGCTCAACCGGGTCGGGCAGCCGGCCGACATCGCGGCGGCGGTCGCCTTCCTGGCCTCCGACGACGCCCGCTGGATCACCGGCGGCGTACTCGACGCGAGCGGCGGCTACTTCCTCGGCCCCCGTAGCTGA
- a CDS encoding sialidase family protein: MTRQRDHRLHRRLLSVAVVATMAAATLLTGGTAYAAEPYHEEGAVYTAKTDGYFCYRIPAIVKATNGDLLAFAEGRVSNCDDRGNIDLVLKRSHDGGKTWGPLQVVSKGNGDTHGNPMPIVDERTGRVVLFTTHNPGTGSGGRVPFLQISDDSGATWSAPRQMSELLQPEWTAWYATGPVHAIQLKRGPHAGRLVMSANHESVGPDGRSVPGIHLGYSDDGGDTWHLGASAGGVSDDIFVNESTLVELTDGRIYVNVREAGTSEGTRAYAISSDGGASYDAPFQMVPALTMPVVQGSLLRLTATDEGDAQNRILFSGPANPGKREALTIRSSFDEAKTWETWQEGKVISWGPGGYSDLVKISDDPALGPVAGVLYESGVAALYEVIQFVRFNEAYLDTPNGTPPSLPPAPAPGPTTPDASPRYDNTAYVRGNPTLGEGRYGTGLAADGVDDYVEMPFNQTLDLGDDQFTIMTWFRYTETSGSIVIWWCYQVGTGAAQIWLRAEPASNRIRGVVGTGQGDANITIPGAYNDGKWHHVAMQRTATRVTVNIDGATVVDLAAPRGSVTTGKEFGINSVFLGRRVDGLNNTFKGDLDEFRIYGRALTAEELTEIRTHNVPIAGQLKLRLPFDTINPQS; the protein is encoded by the coding sequence ATGACGAGACAACGAGACCACCGACTACATCGCAGACTGCTCTCCGTCGCCGTGGTCGCCACGATGGCGGCGGCCACCTTGCTCACCGGCGGGACGGCGTACGCCGCCGAGCCGTATCACGAGGAAGGGGCGGTCTACACAGCGAAGACGGACGGCTACTTCTGCTACCGCATCCCCGCGATCGTCAAGGCCACCAACGGTGACCTGCTCGCCTTCGCCGAAGGCCGGGTCAGCAACTGCGACGACCGCGGCAACATCGACCTGGTGCTCAAGCGCTCCCACGACGGCGGCAAGACCTGGGGCCCGCTCCAGGTCGTCTCCAAGGGCAACGGCGACACGCACGGCAACCCGATGCCGATCGTCGACGAGCGCACCGGCCGAGTCGTGCTGTTCACGACGCACAACCCCGGCACCGGCAGCGGCGGCCGGGTTCCGTTCCTCCAGATCAGCGACGACAGCGGAGCGACCTGGAGCGCGCCGCGGCAGATGTCCGAGCTGTTGCAGCCGGAGTGGACCGCCTGGTACGCCACCGGCCCGGTGCACGCCATTCAGCTCAAGCGCGGCCCGCACGCCGGACGCCTCGTGATGAGCGCCAACCACGAATCGGTCGGACCCGACGGGCGCAGCGTCCCCGGAATCCACCTCGGCTACAGCGACGACGGCGGCGACACCTGGCACCTCGGCGCCAGCGCCGGCGGCGTGTCCGACGACATCTTCGTCAACGAGTCCACCCTGGTGGAGCTGACCGACGGGCGGATCTACGTCAACGTGCGCGAGGCAGGCACGTCGGAGGGCACGCGGGCGTACGCCATCTCCAGCGACGGCGGCGCCAGCTATGACGCTCCGTTCCAGATGGTTCCCGCGTTGACGATGCCGGTCGTGCAGGGCTCGCTGCTGCGTCTGACCGCCACCGACGAAGGCGACGCGCAGAACCGCATCCTGTTCTCCGGCCCGGCCAACCCCGGCAAGCGGGAGGCGCTGACCATCCGCTCCTCGTTCGACGAGGCGAAGACCTGGGAGACCTGGCAGGAGGGCAAGGTCATCAGCTGGGGTCCGGGCGGATACTCCGACCTGGTCAAGATCTCCGATGATCCGGCTCTGGGACCGGTGGCCGGCGTGCTCTACGAAAGCGGCGTGGCCGCCCTGTACGAGGTCATCCAGTTCGTGCGGTTCAACGAGGCGTACTTGGACACCCCGAACGGCACCCCGCCGAGTCTGCCGCCGGCACCGGCGCCGGGCCCGACGACGCCGGACGCGTCGCCCCGCTACGACAACACCGCGTACGTCCGCGGCAACCCCACCCTCGGCGAAGGCCGGTACGGCACCGGGCTCGCGGCCGACGGCGTCGACGACTACGTGGAGATGCCGTTCAACCAGACCCTCGACCTCGGTGACGACCAGTTCACGATCATGACGTGGTTCCGCTACACCGAGACCTCCGGCAGCATCGTGATCTGGTGGTGCTACCAGGTGGGTACGGGAGCCGCCCAGATCTGGCTGCGCGCCGAACCGGCGAGCAACCGCATTCGGGGTGTCGTGGGCACCGGCCAGGGCGACGCGAACATCACCATCCCCGGCGCGTACAACGACGGGAAATGGCACCACGTCGCCATGCAGCGCACGGCGACCCGGGTCACCGTGAACATCGACGGCGCGACCGTCGTCGACCTCGCCGCGCCCCGCGGCTCGGTGACCACCGGCAAGGAGTTCGGCATCAACAGCGTGTTCCTGGGTCGCCGCGTCGACGGCCTGAACAACACGTTCAAGGGGGACCTGGACGAGTTCCGGATCTACGGCCGTGCGCTGACCGCCGAGGAGCTGACCGAGATCCGTACGCACAACGTGCCGATCGCCGGGCAGCTCAAGCTGCGCCTGCCGTTCGACACCATCAACCCGCAGAGCTAG
- a CDS encoding HEAT repeat domain-containing protein, translating into MAEFVHITAERSARRIERSGIAARSRGRIGIRGVYCMPVLPSFTLTYQWVRELRRWHPGVLVAVHLRLPDDEPVAVGRYSELPREVSAAAAIAAVRGLDDPRGYEVFVPRAITVSEIRRVRGVPQGIGWRYQPSARGRRPCTCPACLQPGTYKVDRLRRRFPYDDDPPARPKSELMARLHAAESADEIIEVLYELGRKRRGGAEELAYLADHPDPDVRDTLESVLRVYRGSVARHLRERLQRAADEV; encoded by the coding sequence GTGGCGGAGTTCGTGCACATCACGGCGGAGCGGTCGGCTCGGCGGATCGAGCGCTCGGGCATCGCCGCGCGTAGCAGAGGGCGGATCGGTATCCGTGGCGTGTACTGCATGCCTGTGTTGCCGTCGTTCACCCTGACCTACCAATGGGTACGCGAGCTGCGCCGCTGGCATCCGGGTGTGCTCGTGGCGGTGCATCTGCGGCTGCCCGACGACGAGCCGGTGGCCGTCGGGCGATACAGCGAACTGCCGCGAGAGGTGAGCGCGGCGGCAGCGATCGCGGCGGTACGCGGCCTCGACGATCCGCGCGGGTACGAGGTATTCGTACCGCGCGCGATCACCGTCAGTGAGATTCGGCGCGTACGCGGAGTTCCGCAGGGTATCGGCTGGCGGTATCAGCCGTCCGCGCGCGGCCGGCGTCCCTGTACCTGCCCGGCGTGCCTTCAGCCCGGAACGTACAAAGTGGACCGCCTTCGGCGCCGATTCCCCTACGACGACGACCCGCCCGCCCGGCCGAAGAGCGAGCTGATGGCCCGGTTGCATGCGGCGGAGTCTGCGGACGAGATCATCGAGGTGCTCTACGAGCTGGGCAGGAAACGACGTGGTGGCGCGGAGGAACTCGCGTACCTGGCCGACCATCCCGATCCCGACGTTCGCGACACCTTGGAGAGCGTTCTGCGGGTGTACCGGGGGAGTGTGGCTCGCCACCTAAGGGAACGTCTCCAGCGGGCCGCCGACGAAGTGTGA
- the pnuC gene encoding nicotinamide riboside transporter PnuC gives MLNWLTSAAFTLFGAPTTWGELLGFATGAWCVWLVVRQHIANWAVGILNVLLLMVVFWYAGLYADAGLQILYVVLGFYGWWQWVYAGQSRNALPVRRTSGPEWLSLLTAGVVLTAALAFFLDRYTSSTVPLADALTTALSLLATYGQARKLLESWWLWIAADLIYIPLYAYKDLWLTSILYVGFLALCVLGLRAWLTDLRTPAPSSATAV, from the coding sequence GTGCTCAACTGGCTGACCTCGGCTGCGTTCACCTTGTTCGGCGCCCCGACCACCTGGGGCGAGCTGCTGGGGTTCGCAACCGGTGCGTGGTGTGTCTGGCTCGTCGTGCGTCAGCACATCGCCAACTGGGCGGTCGGCATTCTCAACGTGCTGCTGCTCATGGTCGTGTTCTGGTACGCCGGCCTCTACGCCGACGCCGGGCTGCAGATCCTCTATGTGGTGCTGGGTTTCTACGGCTGGTGGCAGTGGGTGTACGCGGGCCAGTCGCGCAACGCGCTGCCGGTACGGCGCACCTCGGGTCCGGAATGGCTGAGCTTGCTGACGGCGGGCGTCGTTCTGACCGCTGCATTGGCCTTCTTCCTCGACCGTTACACCTCGTCCACGGTTCCGCTGGCCGACGCGCTGACTACCGCGTTGTCGCTGCTGGCGACCTATGGGCAGGCCCGCAAGTTGCTGGAGAGCTGGTGGCTGTGGATCGCCGCCGACCTGATCTACATCCCGTTGTACGCGTACAAGGATCTGTGGCTGACCTCGATCCTCTACGTCGGGTTTCTGGCGTTGTGCGTACTCGGGCTGCGTGCCTGGCTGACCGATCTGCGTACGCCTGCCCCGTCGTCGGCCACGGCGGTCTGA
- a CDS encoding AAA family ATPase: MFRHGMVVGKFYPPHAGHHHLIRAAAAACARVTVVVAPSSQESIPLDLRLNWLRQVHADTGWVRFAGVIDDHPIDYADPDAWKAHCEIFRSALDTDDVDAVFTSEAYGEELAARFDATHVSVDPARSVAAVSGTAVRADPVAYWELLAEPVRAWFTRRVVVVGAESTGTTTLARALAQALRDRGGVWAATNWVPEFGRELTERKLADLRQCDPEATVFDVTWDRDDFIEVAYAQNAAEDAAARTGSPLLVCDTDAWATAIWEERYLGSTSPEVRAAARKPALYLLTDEKGVPFEDDGLRDGEHLRTWMNERFRAELRGWGVPVVEVTGTPEVRLAAALAACDELLARGWDLADPLRPPATP, from the coding sequence GTGTTTCGGCACGGAATGGTGGTCGGCAAGTTCTACCCGCCCCACGCAGGCCACCACCATCTGATCCGCGCCGCTGCCGCGGCCTGCGCGCGCGTCACCGTCGTGGTGGCGCCGTCGAGTCAGGAATCCATTCCACTGGACCTGCGGCTGAACTGGCTGCGGCAGGTGCACGCCGACACCGGCTGGGTGCGGTTCGCCGGGGTGATCGACGACCACCCGATCGACTACGCCGACCCGGACGCGTGGAAGGCTCATTGTGAGATCTTCCGATCCGCCCTCGACACGGACGACGTGGACGCGGTGTTCACGTCGGAGGCATACGGGGAGGAATTAGCGGCCCGGTTCGACGCGACCCACGTCAGCGTGGACCCCGCCCGATCGGTTGCGGCCGTCTCTGGAACCGCCGTACGCGCTGATCCGGTGGCGTACTGGGAGCTGCTGGCCGAGCCGGTGCGGGCCTGGTTCACTCGCCGCGTGGTGGTCGTCGGGGCGGAGTCGACCGGCACGACGACGCTCGCCCGAGCGCTTGCGCAGGCGTTGCGGGATCGGGGAGGAGTGTGGGCCGCGACGAACTGGGTGCCCGAATTCGGCCGCGAGTTGACCGAACGGAAGCTGGCTGACCTGCGTCAGTGTGACCCTGAGGCGACTGTCTTCGACGTCACCTGGGACCGCGACGACTTCATCGAGGTCGCGTACGCCCAGAACGCCGCCGAGGACGCCGCCGCGCGTACCGGGTCGCCGCTGCTCGTCTGCGACACAGACGCGTGGGCGACAGCCATCTGGGAGGAGCGCTACCTCGGCTCCACCTCACCCGAGGTACGCGCCGCCGCGCGCAAGCCAGCTCTGTATCTCCTGACGGACGAGAAGGGCGTGCCGTTCGAGGACGACGGGCTGCGGGACGGAGAACACCTGCGTACGTGGATGAACGAACGCTTTCGCGCCGAGCTGCGCGGCTGGGGCGTACCGGTCGTCGAGGTCACCGGAACGCCAGAGGTCCGGCTCGCCGCCGCGCTGGCCGCGTGCGACGAGCTACTGGCCCGAGGGTGGGATCTGGCGGATCCGCTCAGGCCGCCGGCTACGCCCTGA
- a CDS encoding ATP-binding protein, translating to MLQGRAEEIRAVEALLADARTGTSGVLVLRGEPGLGKSALLEYAAQAADGVTVLRGAGVETEVELPFAALHLLLRPALDRLDTLPEPQAVALRGAFGLAPLGQTDKFLVGLATLSLLAELAENRPLLAVVDDAQWFDQASASALLFAARRLHSEGVALLIAARDDQAAFPTSGLPELRLGGLVRDDAELLLNDGLPAHLREQVLAEAGGNPLALIELSKAAGAGELELAGPLPLTDRLLDAFAGQIQRMPDPTRKMLAVAAAEDTGALGIVLAASGTLTIPADALEPAELAGLAKVTGGVLRFRHPLLRSAAYHSISSAQRRAIHQALAGAVSDDRRAWHLALAATGPDEEIAGALEQSAERAGARLGYAAMATAYERSAQLSADPGQLARRLAAAALAAKEAGQGRRAADLSERAAHQTTDPVTLARLSDVRAAVAYDEGSPRGAARFLVDGATHVAEADPRTAARMLMAAAHNIWAAGDPALAAEASRLLDRLGLPADDSLVSLTRGVALVYGGDLESGYPMVDGFLRQASTSGVPAQMMAANLTFICGRLDQAVELTTAIAAGCRAEGRIRLLPFALNHLAYTQVVIGHHRDARDNGEEGLQLALDTGQPHAATGLRGQLAWLAAVEGDEERCRPLAESALAFAVSHNAPAVALLPIWALAMLDLTQGRDQAALDRLQARPAGSSHFGTRFVVDEVEAAVRLGTPDRVRESMELAERWTDLSGEDWANALIARCHGLLRDSEADFARALDLHKLAPQPYEQARTRLAYGEWLRRRRRKAEARPHLREAHEAFERLNARPWADRAAAELRAAGEVTPTRRRVDPGAALTAQELQVVRLAATGATNRDIAAHLLLSPRTIGQHLYKAFPKLGISSRTELARLDLDRL from the coding sequence ATGCTGCAAGGACGTGCGGAGGAGATCCGGGCCGTCGAGGCGCTGTTGGCCGACGCGAGAACCGGTACCAGCGGCGTCCTCGTGCTCCGAGGCGAACCAGGATTGGGCAAGTCCGCGCTGCTCGAGTACGCCGCTCAGGCCGCCGACGGGGTCACCGTGCTGCGCGGCGCAGGCGTGGAGACCGAGGTGGAACTGCCCTTCGCCGCCCTGCATCTGCTGCTGCGACCCGCCCTCGACCGGCTCGACACGCTGCCCGAACCGCAGGCCGTCGCCCTGCGTGGCGCGTTCGGCCTGGCCCCGCTGGGTCAGACCGACAAGTTCCTGGTCGGGCTGGCCACCCTCAGCCTCCTGGCGGAGTTGGCCGAGAACCGCCCGCTGCTGGCCGTCGTCGACGACGCCCAATGGTTCGACCAAGCCTCGGCCTCGGCCCTGCTCTTCGCGGCCCGTCGGCTGCATTCCGAAGGTGTCGCCCTGCTGATCGCCGCGCGCGACGACCAAGCCGCCTTCCCCACCTCCGGTCTGCCCGAGCTGCGCCTCGGCGGACTGGTACGCGACGACGCCGAACTCCTGCTGAACGACGGGCTCCCCGCCCACCTGCGGGAGCAGGTGCTGGCCGAGGCCGGCGGGAACCCGCTGGCCCTCATCGAGCTGTCGAAGGCGGCCGGCGCGGGCGAGCTGGAACTCGCCGGGCCGCTCCCGCTGACCGATCGGCTCCTCGACGCCTTCGCCGGGCAGATCCAGCGCATGCCCGACCCCACCCGGAAGATGCTCGCCGTGGCGGCCGCCGAGGACACCGGCGCGCTCGGCATCGTCCTCGCCGCGTCGGGCACGTTGACGATCCCGGCCGACGCGCTGGAGCCCGCCGAGCTGGCCGGGCTCGCCAAGGTCACCGGTGGCGTCCTGCGATTCCGCCATCCGCTGCTGCGCTCGGCGGCGTACCACAGCATCTCCTCGGCCCAGCGCCGCGCGATCCATCAGGCCCTGGCCGGAGCGGTGAGCGACGACCGGCGGGCGTGGCACCTCGCCCTGGCCGCGACCGGACCGGACGAGGAGATCGCCGGCGCCCTCGAACAGTCGGCCGAGCGGGCCGGCGCCCGCCTCGGCTACGCGGCGATGGCGACCGCCTACGAACGTTCCGCGCAGCTCAGCGCCGACCCGGGACAGCTGGCCCGTCGGCTGGCGGCCGCCGCGCTGGCGGCCAAGGAAGCGGGGCAAGGCCGCCGGGCGGCGGACTTGAGTGAACGCGCCGCGCACCAGACCACCGATCCGGTGACCTTGGCGCGGCTCTCCGACGTCCGGGCAGCGGTGGCCTACGACGAGGGCTCGCCACGCGGAGCGGCTCGTTTCCTGGTCGACGGCGCGACCCACGTCGCCGAAGCCGATCCGCGGACCGCCGCCCGTATGCTCATGGCCGCGGCGCACAACATCTGGGCCGCGGGCGATCCGGCGCTCGCCGCAGAGGCGTCCCGTCTGCTCGATCGGCTGGGGCTGCCGGCCGACGACAGTCTCGTCAGCCTTACCCGCGGCGTGGCGCTCGTCTACGGCGGCGACCTCGAATCGGGCTACCCGATGGTGGACGGCTTCCTCCGGCAGGCTTCGACGTCCGGCGTCCCGGCCCAGATGATGGCCGCCAACCTCACCTTCATCTGCGGCCGCCTCGATCAAGCCGTCGAACTCACCACCGCGATCGCCGCCGGCTGCCGGGCCGAGGGCCGGATTCGGCTGCTTCCCTTCGCGCTCAACCATCTCGCGTACACGCAGGTCGTGATTGGACACCACCGGGACGCGCGCGACAACGGCGAGGAAGGGCTCCAGCTCGCGCTCGACACCGGCCAGCCGCACGCCGCCACCGGCCTGCGCGGCCAGCTCGCCTGGTTGGCCGCGGTCGAGGGCGACGAGGAACGCTGCCGCCCACTGGCCGAATCAGCCTTGGCGTTCGCGGTCAGCCACAACGCCCCGGCCGTCGCCCTGCTGCCGATCTGGGCGCTGGCCATGCTCGACCTGACCCAGGGCCGCGACCAGGCGGCCCTCGACCGACTCCAGGCACGTCCCGCCGGCTCGTCACACTTCGGCACCAGATTCGTCGTCGACGAGGTCGAAGCGGCGGTACGCCTCGGCACACCCGATCGCGTCCGCGAATCGATGGAGCTGGCCGAGCGCTGGACCGACTTGTCCGGCGAGGACTGGGCGAACGCGCTGATCGCACGCTGCCACGGATTGCTCCGCGACTCGGAGGCAGACTTCGCCCGGGCGTTGGACCTGCACAAACTCGCACCCCAGCCGTACGAACAGGCCCGAACCCGGCTGGCCTACGGCGAGTGGCTGCGCCGCCGGCGTCGCAAGGCCGAAGCCCGCCCGCACCTGCGCGAAGCGCACGAAGCCTTCGAACGCCTCAACGCGCGACCGTGGGCCGACCGCGCCGCCGCCGAACTGCGGGCCGCCGGGGAAGTCACACCCACCCGGCGTCGCGTCGATCCCGGCGCCGCGCTGACCGCCCAGGAACTCCAAGTCGTACGCCTAGCCGCGACGGGCGCCACGAACCGTGACATCGCAGCGCACCTGCTGCTCAGCCCGCGCACCATCGGCCAGCATCTGTACAAGGCGTTCCCGAAGCTGGGCATCTCCTCCCGGACCGAGTTGGCCCGGCTGGACCTCGACCGGCTCTAA